One window from the genome of Salvia miltiorrhiza cultivar Shanhuang (shh) chromosome 7, IMPLAD_Smil_shh, whole genome shotgun sequence encodes:
- the LOC130995868 gene encoding probable WRKY transcription factor 4 gives MAENESPPPASTTAPMTLLSGFFPENDPDIYCRSFSQLLMPSFGQPAEFMFQQNRPAGLVVSPPLAMLTVPPGLSPASLLDSPQGMVGAGEQHDFHSSSTTFSLQRNVPPRVPEISQMKSQLVVDKPADDGYNWRKYGQKQVKGSEFPRSYYKCTRSDCPVKKKVERSLDGQITEIIYKGQHNHPRPARRATDCSTDQDSVSASTDSEADGDEHESKRRRVGETSEQALSRRTVTEPRIIVQTTSEVDLLDDGYRWRKYGQKVVKGNPHPRSYYKCTSQGCNVRKHVERAATDAKAVITTYEGKHNHDIPAAKTSSHSSAAASQLRPVNELAERYGGDDQRLPHMKEEQDSIASSQNNWKIYNS, from the exons ATGGCCGAAAACGAATCGCCGCCGCCGGCGTCGACGACGGCCCCGATGACTCTGCTGTCGGGCTTCTTCCCCGAGAATGACCCCGACATCTACTGCCGTTCGTTTTCCCAGCTTCTCATGCCCAGCTTCGGCCAGCCGGCTGAGTTTATGTTCCAGCAGAATAGGCCGGCGGGGTTGGTGGTGTCGCCGCCGCTGGCAATGCTCACGGTTCCGCCCGGTTTGAGCCCCGCTAGCTTGCTCGATTCGCCGCAG GGCATGGTAGGAGCAGGCGAGCAACATGACTTCCACTCGTCATCAACAACCTTTTCCTTGCAACGAAACGTGCCTCCTCGTGTGCCCGAGATTTCACAAATGAAATCCCAGTTGGTAGTTGATAAGCCTGCAGATGATGGGTACAACTGGCGCAAGTATGGGCAGAAACAGGTGAAGGGCAGTGAGTTTCCTCGAAGCTACTACAAATGCACGCGCTCGGATTGCCCGGTCAAGAAGAAAGTAGAGCGTTCTCTCGATGGTCAGATAACCGAGATCATCTACAAAGGCCAGCACAACCACCCCCGCCCTGCTAGGCGTGCTACAGATTGCTCCACAGACCAGGACTCCGTGTCCGCCTCAACTGACAGCGAGGCAGATGGCGATGAACACGAATCCAAGAGAAG ACGTGTTGGGGAAACCTCGGAGCAAGCCTTGTCTCGTCGTACAGTGACGGAGCCTAGGATCATTGTTCAGACAACAAGTGAAGTTGATCTCTTGGATGATGGTTACAGATGGCGAAAATATGGGCAGAAAGTTGTTAAGGGGAATCCTCACCCGAG AAGCTACTACAAGTGCACGAGCCAAGGTTGCAATGTGCGAAAGCATGTGGAGAGGGCAGCCACCGATGCAAAAGCTGTGATAACGACGTACGAGGGGAAGCACAACCACGACATCCCTGCTGCTAAGACGAGCAGCCATAGCAGTGCTGCTGCCTCACAGCTGAGACCAGTGAATGAACTTGCTGAGAGGTACGGGGGCGACGACCAGCGGCTTCCTCACATGAAGGAAGAACAGGATAGCATAGCTTCCTCTCAAAATAACTGGAAAATATATAACAgctaa
- the LOC130995864 gene encoding uncharacterized protein LOC130995864 isoform X1 yields MGSCVSKPNRKLKSKAKHIYRSCKIRRKTARSSVIAPIDQPPDDGVDADEFCFHEYVMVDITDGRTAVCRRYEVQSPEFQFPEVELRHNQAVADTGISRDEVWFDTLSILDSDTDEDFVSVVGDSFSSSDSHTESSINGCNEQAVEFGKQNTDFSNSAKADDDAFATSKVGLHHSEETNSAQFVPSMDVADIKQPPYHQGGSITRTRKKSAVAMVAVRRKSDDGDAPAGFCSSEKYLYNPRAGLLIPKSMGEKPSRGSWCRVSPSAFKLRGENFFRDKKKYPAADYSPYIPIGVDLFACPRKIYHIAEHIELPNTNSYHEVPSLLIVNIQLPTYPASMFLGDTDGEGMSLVVYFKVSENFASDTPPKFLDTLKSFIMNEMETVKSFAKETVVPYRERLKIMVNPVNPEALGLSSAERKLLQAYKDKPVLSRPQHAFYKGPNYLEIDLDVHRFSYLSRKGLQAFRDRLEHGVLDLGLTIQAQTPEELPERVLCCVRLNRIDFVNIGEMPTLVTRDDEL; encoded by the exons ATGGGTAGCTGTGTTTCTAAGCCTAACAGGAAGCTGAAATCAAAGGCGAAACACATCTATAGGTCATGTAAAATCCGCAGAAAGACAGCTCGCTCAAGTGTCATAGCGCCTATAGACCAACCCCCCGATGACGGTGTCGATGCAGATGAATTCTGTTTCCATGAATATGTTATGGTCGACATTACAGATGGTCGGACAGCAGTCTGCAGAAGGTACGAGGTGCAGAGCCCCGAATTCCAGTTTCCTGAGGTGGAACTGAGACACAATCAAGCTGTTGCAGACA CAGGAATATCGCGAGATGAAGTATGGTTTGATACTCTAAGCATTCTTGATTCTGATACAGATGAAGATTTTGTCAGCGTAGTTGGAG ACAGTTTCTCGTCCTCAGACAGTCATACTGAGAGCAGCATCAATGGCTGTAACGAACAAGCTGTGGAATTTGGTAAACAAAATACCGACTTTTCTAACTCAGCAAAAGCTGATGATGATGCATTTGCCACCAGTAAAGTAGGCTTACACCATTCAGAAGAAACGAACTCGGCTCAGTTTGTTCCATCAATGGATGTTGCTGACATAAAACAGCCCCCGTATCACCAAGGAGGGTCGATAACTAGAACAAGAAAGAAATCAGCAGTTGCCATGGTTGCTGTAAGAAGGAAATCTGATGATGGAGATGCTCCGGCTGGTTTCT GTTCAtcagaaaaatatttatacaaCCCAAGAGCAGGGCTCCTCATACCTAAGTCAATGGGAGAGAAGCCATCTCGCGGCAGTTGGTGTCGCGTCTCGCCTTCTGCATTCAAGCTGCGGGGAGAAAACTTTTTCAG AGATAAAAAGAAGTACCCTGCTGCTGACTACAGTCCTTATATACCTATTGGTGTCGACTTATTCGCCTGCCCTCGGAAAATATATCATATAGCAGAGCACATTGAACTCCCTAATACTAATTCATACCATGAAGTGCCTTCACTACTAATTGTAAACATACAG CTTCCTACTTATCCTGCCTCAATGTTTCTTGGAGATACTGATGGGGAAGGGATGAGCCTTGTTGTTTATTTCAAAGTGTCCGAGAATTTCGCCTCCGACACCCCTCCGAAATTTCTTGACACATTAAAG AGCTTCATCATGAATGAGATGGAAACAGTGAAGAGTTTTGCAAAGGAAACCGTGGTTCCTTACAGAGAGAGGCTAAAGATCATGGTTAATCCTGTGAATCCGGAAGCCCTTGGTTTGAGCTCTGCAGAGAGGAAGCTTCTGCAAGCGTATAAGGACAAGCCCGTGCTTTCGCGGCCGCAGCATGCTTTCTACAAG GGGCCGAATTACCTTGAAATCGACCTAGATGTGCATCGTTTCAGCTATCTATCGAGGAAAGGGCTTCAGGCATTTCGTGATAGGTTGGAGCATGGGGTTCTTGATCTGGGACTGACAATTCAG GCACAGACACCTGAGGAGCTCCCTGAGAGAGTTCTTTGCTGCGTTCGTCTTAACAGGATCGATTTTGTTAACATTGGAGAGATGCCTACTCTTGTAACCCGAGACGATGAGCTGTGA
- the LOC130995864 gene encoding uncharacterized protein LOC130995864 isoform X2, with product MGSCVSKPNRKLKSKAKHIYRSCKIRRKTARSSVIAPIDQPPDDGVDADEFCFHEYVMVDITDGRTAVCRRYEVQSPEFQFPEVELRHNQAVADRISRDEVWFDTLSILDSDTDEDFVSVVGDSFSSSDSHTESSINGCNEQAVEFGKQNTDFSNSAKADDDAFATSKVGLHHSEETNSAQFVPSMDVADIKQPPYHQGGSITRTRKKSAVAMVAVRRKSDDGDAPAGFCSSEKYLYNPRAGLLIPKSMGEKPSRGSWCRVSPSAFKLRGENFFRDKKKYPAADYSPYIPIGVDLFACPRKIYHIAEHIELPNTNSYHEVPSLLIVNIQLPTYPASMFLGDTDGEGMSLVVYFKVSENFASDTPPKFLDTLKSFIMNEMETVKSFAKETVVPYRERLKIMVNPVNPEALGLSSAERKLLQAYKDKPVLSRPQHAFYKGPNYLEIDLDVHRFSYLSRKGLQAFRDRLEHGVLDLGLTIQAQTPEELPERVLCCVRLNRIDFVNIGEMPTLVTRDDEL from the exons ATGGGTAGCTGTGTTTCTAAGCCTAACAGGAAGCTGAAATCAAAGGCGAAACACATCTATAGGTCATGTAAAATCCGCAGAAAGACAGCTCGCTCAAGTGTCATAGCGCCTATAGACCAACCCCCCGATGACGGTGTCGATGCAGATGAATTCTGTTTCCATGAATATGTTATGGTCGACATTACAGATGGTCGGACAGCAGTCTGCAGAAGGTACGAGGTGCAGAGCCCCGAATTCCAGTTTCCTGAGGTGGAACTGAGACACAATCAAGCTGTTGCAGACA GAATATCGCGAGATGAAGTATGGTTTGATACTCTAAGCATTCTTGATTCTGATACAGATGAAGATTTTGTCAGCGTAGTTGGAG ACAGTTTCTCGTCCTCAGACAGTCATACTGAGAGCAGCATCAATGGCTGTAACGAACAAGCTGTGGAATTTGGTAAACAAAATACCGACTTTTCTAACTCAGCAAAAGCTGATGATGATGCATTTGCCACCAGTAAAGTAGGCTTACACCATTCAGAAGAAACGAACTCGGCTCAGTTTGTTCCATCAATGGATGTTGCTGACATAAAACAGCCCCCGTATCACCAAGGAGGGTCGATAACTAGAACAAGAAAGAAATCAGCAGTTGCCATGGTTGCTGTAAGAAGGAAATCTGATGATGGAGATGCTCCGGCTGGTTTCT GTTCAtcagaaaaatatttatacaaCCCAAGAGCAGGGCTCCTCATACCTAAGTCAATGGGAGAGAAGCCATCTCGCGGCAGTTGGTGTCGCGTCTCGCCTTCTGCATTCAAGCTGCGGGGAGAAAACTTTTTCAG AGATAAAAAGAAGTACCCTGCTGCTGACTACAGTCCTTATATACCTATTGGTGTCGACTTATTCGCCTGCCCTCGGAAAATATATCATATAGCAGAGCACATTGAACTCCCTAATACTAATTCATACCATGAAGTGCCTTCACTACTAATTGTAAACATACAG CTTCCTACTTATCCTGCCTCAATGTTTCTTGGAGATACTGATGGGGAAGGGATGAGCCTTGTTGTTTATTTCAAAGTGTCCGAGAATTTCGCCTCCGACACCCCTCCGAAATTTCTTGACACATTAAAG AGCTTCATCATGAATGAGATGGAAACAGTGAAGAGTTTTGCAAAGGAAACCGTGGTTCCTTACAGAGAGAGGCTAAAGATCATGGTTAATCCTGTGAATCCGGAAGCCCTTGGTTTGAGCTCTGCAGAGAGGAAGCTTCTGCAAGCGTATAAGGACAAGCCCGTGCTTTCGCGGCCGCAGCATGCTTTCTACAAG GGGCCGAATTACCTTGAAATCGACCTAGATGTGCATCGTTTCAGCTATCTATCGAGGAAAGGGCTTCAGGCATTTCGTGATAGGTTGGAGCATGGGGTTCTTGATCTGGGACTGACAATTCAG GCACAGACACCTGAGGAGCTCCCTGAGAGAGTTCTTTGCTGCGTTCGTCTTAACAGGATCGATTTTGTTAACATTGGAGAGATGCCTACTCTTGTAACCCGAGACGATGAGCTGTGA